The stretch of DNA TTCTACTTTACCAGCTTTGATTTCGTTAATCGCTTTTTCAACTTCAAATGTAACTGTTCCTGTTTTAGGGTTAGGCATTAATCCTTTTGGCCCTAGAACACGTCCAAGTTTACCAACTTCAGCCATCATGTCCGGAGTAGCAACGATTACGTCGAACTCGAACCAACCTTGTTGGATTTTGTTGATGTAGTCAGAATCGCCAACGTGATCTGCTCCAGCAGCTTCAGCTTCTTTTGCTTTTTCACCTTTTGCGAATACTAATACACGTTGAGTCTTACCAGTTCCGTTTGGAAGCACTACTGCTCCACGAACTTGTTGGTCAGCTTTCTTCGTGTCTACACCTAAACGAACTGCAACTTCTACAGACTCGTCAAATTTTGCAGGAGCAGCTTTTTTAACAAGCTCAATCGCTTCTGCAGCGTCATATGCTTTTGTGCGGTCTACTAATTTAGCCGCTTCTTGGTACTTCTTACCTTTGTTTGCCATTGTATTGTCCTCCTTATGTGGTTTAGCGGATATTCCTCCCACTTATTGCACTAAAAGATCAAGTGCAATTACACGCATTGCATGAATAAAGGTTGCGAACCGTTTGACGGGCAGGATATCAATCCATTTACTCGCAACCTAATAGACATCAAACACAGGGATTAGTCTTCGATAACAATTCCCATGCTGCGTGCAGTACCTTCAACCATACGCATTGCAGCTTCAACGCTAGCAGCGTTTAGGTCAGGCATTTTTGATTCTGCGATTTCGCGAACTTTATCACGCTTTACAGTCGCAACTTTTTTCTTGTTCGGCTCACCAGAACCTGACTCGATTCCTGCAGCTTTCTTTAAAAGAACAGCAGCCGGAGGAGTTTTAGTGATGAATGTAAATGAACGGTCTTCGAAAACCGTGATTTCTACCGGAATGATTAAACCAGCTTGATCAGCAGTACGAGCGTTGAATTCTTTACAGAATCCCATGATGTTTACCCCAGCTTGTCCTAGTGCAGGTCCAACTGGCGGTGCCGGGTTTGCTTTACCAGCAGGGATTTGCAATTTTACCATCTTAATAACCTTTTTAGCCACGCGACACACCTCCTTAAGTCCGTGATGTGGTATTATGGGCCGAAACCCTCCCACTCAAAAATACGCTTCCCCTCCTAAAAGAGAGGAAGCAGTTGATTAGTAATATCAAACATAAAAAATTCTATCACCTTTTTGAAGTGATTACAAGTCTTTTTCCATTATAACTTGCTAACTTGGGTAAACTCAAGTTCAACTGGTGTTTCACGGCCAAACATGTTGACGTGAACTTTCAGCTTCTGTTTTGTTGCGTCGATCTCTTCGATCGTACCAACAAAGTCAGCAAAAGGACCTTCTTTTACTTTTACAGATTCCTTGATTTCGAAATCAACTTCAACACGCGGAGCTTCCATACCCAT from Bacillus sp. E(2018) encodes:
- the rplK gene encoding 50S ribosomal protein L11, which codes for MAKKVIKMVKLQIPAGKANPAPPVGPALGQAGVNIMGFCKEFNARTADQAGLIIPVEITVFEDRSFTFITKTPPAAVLLKKAAGIESGSGEPNKKKVATVKRDKVREIAESKMPDLNAASVEAAMRMVEGTARSMGIVIED
- the rplA gene encoding 50S ribosomal protein L1 is translated as MANKGKKYQEAAKLVDRTKAYDAAEAIELVKKAAPAKFDESVEVAVRLGVDTKKADQQVRGAVVLPNGTGKTQRVLVFAKGEKAKEAEAAGADHVGDSDYINKIQQGWFEFDVIVATPDMMAEVGKLGRVLGPKGLMPNPKTGTVTFEVEKAINEIKAGKVEYRVDKTGNVHVPIGKVSFEAEKLAENLNTIIETLLKVKPAAAKGTYMKNVAVSSTMGPGIKVNPSSFAVKR